In Streptomyces sp. NBC_01381, a genomic segment contains:
- a CDS encoding amino-acid N-acetyltransferase: MPAEPPELSAKAVSVRRARTADVPAVRDLLDSYTRQGILLDKATVALYESIQEFWVAERDDNAEVVGCGALHVMWEDLAEVRTLAVKPDVKGVGVGHQVLGKLLQTARWLGVRRVFCLTFEVDFFAKHGFVEIGETPVDGDVYSELLRSNDEGVAEFLGLERVKPNTLGNSRMLLHL; the protein is encoded by the coding sequence ATGCCAGCAGAACCCCCTGAACTCAGCGCAAAAGCAGTCTCCGTACGCAGGGCGCGCACCGCCGATGTCCCGGCCGTGCGCGACCTCCTCGACTCCTACACCCGCCAGGGGATCCTGCTCGACAAAGCGACCGTCGCGCTTTACGAGTCGATCCAGGAGTTCTGGGTAGCGGAACGCGACGACAACGCCGAGGTCGTCGGCTGCGGTGCCCTGCATGTGATGTGGGAAGACCTCGCGGAAGTGCGCACGCTCGCGGTGAAGCCCGATGTCAAGGGCGTCGGAGTGGGACATCAGGTGTTGGGGAAGTTGCTGCAGACCGCTCGCTGGCTCGGTGTCCGGCGGGTTTTCTGTCTCACCTTCGAAGTCGACTTCTTCGCGAAGCACGGCTTCGTGGAGATCGGTGAGACGCCGGTCGACGGAGATGTCTACAGCGAGCTGCTGCGTTCCAATGACGAGGGTGTCGCCGAGTTCCTCGGCCTCGAACGAGTGAAACCGAACACCTTGGGCAACAGCCGGATGCTTCTGCATCTGTGA